The genomic interval ATCTCTGTGATGCGTGGACTGCAGATTTCGGACGACCTGTTGCGTCTGTTGGACGCCGGATTGCCGATGGATTTGCCCGTTCGTTCACTCGATGCGGTCGTCAAACAAATCGATTTGCTTTGTCGAATGAACGAGTGCCAAGTCGATGCCAAGACCGTCTCTGGGGCGATCGAGTCGCTTCGACAGGGTGACGAAGTTGAGATTTCCAAGATCGTTCGTGTCGTCGCTCGGTTGCTGGGACTTCGATCCAACGACCTCCGCAGCAGCACTCGCAAGCAGTCCGTTGTGCGTGCTCGTTCGCTGGCGATGTATTTGAGTCGTCGGATGACGACCAAGAGCTTGGACCAGATCGGCAAGTACTTCGGCGGTCGCGATCACTCGACCGTTCTGCACGCCATTCGCAAGACAGAATCTTTGCTCGCTACCGACGCCGAGTTGTCTCGTGCCGCCGCCGATGCGGCCGACAAGCTCTCCGGCTAGGTATTTTTCCTCACTATTTCCGACACTTCTCGCTGATCGCCACCCCGCTAAACGCTTTCACCACTGGTTCCCAGGCTCCTGCCTGGGAACCCTATGATTAGTAGGCTCCTGCCTGCCGATCTGCTGACAATTTCCAGGCTACGCTGATTTTCGCGAGGCAGAGCCTCCATGGCAGTGCGTTCCCTGGGGTGAGCCTGGGAGCGAGTGTTCTGCGGGGTGCCTATCAGCGAGAAGTGTCCTATTTCCACCTTTTTTTTCGGTGGAAAACCTGTCCGCTACCTGTTCATCTGGCGTCAGACTTTCTTCGTTGGACCTGTCGTTTTCTCCTCAAGGTCTGTCAATGAATGTTGGTAAGTGGCGTTTTGACGAACCTTCAATCAACGCCGCACTGACATGTTTTCCACTCTCCCGACTTTTTCCCAACTTGTTTCTCCGTCTTGACTTCCAGCCGCCAAAGTCGAGTTACTGACACGATTCGCCACGTCATTAAGACGACGAAGATAAAAAGAAATATCTTTATCATCATGCTGTCCCTGATCGCTTTGACTGCTGGCAAACAAACACGTCGTTCGGGAGGTGCGAGAAAGCCTGGCAGGCGTTAAAACATGCGTCGAACGTTCATCAACAATGCCGACCGATCGTAGGATCGTTTCTCGCTTCTGTGTTGCTCCATGAAAATCACTTGTTCTCGCGAACCGCTCACCGCTGCTTTCTCGTTGGCCGCCAGCATCGCTCCCACACGGTCTCCCAAGGAGATCCTACAGAACGTCAAGATCACTGCGTCGGGAGGCAAGTTGACGCTCACAGCGACCGACATGGAGGTCGGGATCCGGCTTGATATCGAGGAGGGTGTGGAGATCGAGGTCGAAGGCACCGCGTTGCTGCCGGTCGGCCGAACCAACGCCATTTTGCGAGAAAGCAATGACGAGACGTTGACGCTGGAGACCGACGACTCCGGTGTGATCGTTCGCGGCAGCCGCAGCAAGTTTCGTCTACCGGGAAACAACCCAGACGAATTTCCACCGGTGGGAGCGTTCGAGGAGGACAAGTACCACGTCATCTCGACGCGATTGTTTCGGACGATGGTCAAGCGGACTGTTTTCGCGACCGACACCGAGAACAGCCGCTTTGCACTCGGTGGGGTGCTGTTGGAACTCACCGGAGACGAAGTCATCGCAGTCGGCACCGACGGGCGTCGGTTGGCTCGGATGGAAGGCAAGGGCGAGTCAGTCGGTGGTCATGAGACCACCGGGACCAGCACCATCGTACCGACGCGAGCCATTCAGTTGATGGAGCGTGCCTTGGATGAAAAGCAAGACACCGTCGACGTGGCGGCCCGAGCGAGCGACTTGTTGCTCAGAACCAACAACGCGGTGATCCATTCGCGGTTGGTCGAAGGCCGATATCCCAATTGGAGACAGGTGTTTCCCAAAAGAGACGACGCGGTGATTTTGGACATGACCGTGGGTCCATTGTTCGCAGCTTTGCGACAAGCTGCGATCGTGACCGATCACGAGAGCCGCGGAATCGATTTCACGTTCGCCGATGGAACGCTGAAACTGGAGGCCAACACCAAGGATATCGGTGAGTCGCAGATCGAATTGCCGATCGCCTATGACGGAGACCCGATCACGCTGACGATGGACCATCGTTACGTGGCGGATTTCTGCAAGGTGCTGGATGCCGAAGCGAGCTTTCAGTTGGAAGTCGAGTCGTCAGCTGCACCAGCCTTGTTGAGTACCGACGATGGCTATGGTTACGTGATCATGCCGATGGCCCGAGACCGATAGTGTGTGAACGATCGTGGCCAAAAAACGCAAGCCGGTCGAGAAAAAGGAACGACAACCGATCCAAAAGATCGGAGCGTTGGTCAACCAACTGCTCGCCCGCAGGGGCTACGCGGCGATCGAAGTCAACGAGCAGTTGCACGCAGCGATAGCATCAGCAGTCCCCGGTGAATTGGGCGATCAAATCATCGTCGGGCGAATCAGCCGCGGCGTGTTGCAGGTTTTCGCGACCGACTCGGTGGTCTTGCAGGAAATCACCTTTCAGAAGCGGGCGATCCTGAAACGGATTCAAAAGGAATTGCCGCAGTCACAAATCACCGACCTGCGTTTTCGAATCCAAACCGCATGAAACACAGCAACGTGATCCGATGTGATGACGGAGTCAAACGGTGCTGGTGGTGCGTCAGCGACCCGCAGTACATCGACTATCACGATCAGGAATGGGGCCGACCGGTCACTGACGAGATCCGTTTGTTCGAGAAACTTTGTTTGGAGGGATTTCAATCGGGTTTGAGTTGGCTGACCATTCTCAAAAAACGAGAGAACTTTAGAAAGGCATTCGCCGGGTTTGATTTCGAAAAAGTGTCACGATACGGGGACAAAGACGTGACGCGTTTGATGGCCGATGCGGGCATCGTTCGCAATCGAGCGAAGATCGAGGCAACGATCAACAACGCACAGCGGGCGTCGGAGTTGGCAAACAGTGGTCGCTCGTTGGCGGGTCAACTGTGGCAGTTTCGACCGGCCCGATCACCGGTTTTGCGCAGTCGCGATCAAGTCCAGGCAACGACACCGGAATCGATAGCGATGAGCAAAACGCTTCGCAAACAAGGTTGGAAATTCATCGGTCCGACGACCTGTTATGCATTGATGCAAGCGATGGGAATGGTCAATGATCATCTGCGAACCTGTGATCATTGGCAGCAGGTCGAGCAAGAACGCAAGGCATTTGAACAGCCGTCATAGCATGGGCGGCAAAAAGTCGATACCGAATTTCTCGCCGATAGCAGCCATAGCGATCGGATCCGGTGGAGCATCGACCGGTATCTTGGCAAACTCAAGGACGAAATCTTCGAAACCGGCCGGGTGACATGTGATCAAGAGCTTGCCCGGTCGATCGGACGTGTTTCGAAACTGATGAGCGATCCCCGGAGGCGCGATCAAGAAAGAACCGGGACCGGCATGCACGGTGTCGTCGCCGATCGCAAAAACGAAGTCACCGTCAATCACATAGAACGTTTCGGACTCCCTGTGGTGTCGGTGACAGGGCGGACCGGCACCGGCGGGAACCACGGTTTCCAGAATCGTGCAAACACCATTGGTGTCCGCTGCAGTGGCTTTGATCGTGATTTGATCGCCGCCCAAGACCACGTAGTGATCGCCTTGCCCAGAGTCGACAACCAATTTTCGAGAAATCATGACCCGCTCACTCTAGATTGTTTTGTGGTTGGTGAGAGACCGTAGTACGGTAAAGGAATCATCGTAGCGGAACATGACAAGAAAGATTTGGATTCCCCATGAAAATCGAATCGATCACCTGGACGTTTGTCTGCCAAGCAGGGCGTTTGGAGAGGGAAGCCAGCGTGTTGGCAGCTAGTCTTCGTCAGTTCCTCGGTCCGCGGGCTCATTTGATCGCGACGCTGCCGCATTCGTCATCCGTGACACACGATGACGCATTTGAGTCGATCACCCCGGCGGTGCGAGCTTTCTTGCAAGAGTTGGGTGTGCGGTTGACACCTCAACTCAATCCGCTGCTCAAATCACCGGGCACACTGCCAGACCTGCTGATGAACAAAGCCTATGCGTTGAAAGCGGACCCAGCGGCAAAGGTCGTTGTTTTCTTGGACAGCGACCAGTTGTGTCACGGCGTGCCACAGTGGACTGATTTTGCTGTGCCGTTCTATGGGCGAGCGGTTTTTTTTTCAGGAGCCGCTGCGATGCAGGGACTGTGGGAACAAGCCTACGAAGCATGCGAGGTGACCATGCCGAATCATCGCATCGTGGTTCGCAAGCGAGACGGCACTCATCCACCGATCGTTTGTCCGGCATATTTCAACAGCGGATTTCAAGCCGTCCACCAACCATGGATTGAGCCGTTTGTACAGCAGTACGTGGATTGTTATCAGCGTCTCAAAGTGATCGATCTCTTGGGCGAGGCGAGATATTTCACTGAACAGGTAGCGATGGCGATCGCGGTGGCAAAAGTCGGAATCCCCTATCAAATGGACACGCAGCGAATCAACGAGAGCTTTCGACACTACTACAGCACGTCCATCTTGGCGTCGCTGCCCCAGCACTCACGATTGGTTCGACAACTCTGTCAAGTTTATCCACCGCTATTGAGCATCTTGCAACCACATTCAGAGTGGGACGGTGTTTTATCGGCGGATCACAGCACTTCCAGTGCGAGCTGATCGGCAGCCAATTGCAACTCCAATTCACTATCAACGGATGTTGCCGATCCACTTGGCGGAGTCGTCCGTTGTCGTCTGATTTCATTGACAACGAACAACGCGTCGTCCGCCGAGACACGACCGTCGGCATTGGTATCGAGCAGACCCATCTCTTCTTCGGCGTCACCAATGAGCTGATCCAAAGCCAATCGATTGATGACCGCCAGGGCATCCGAAGCGGTAACCACTCCGTCGCCATTGGCATCACCTGAGATGGGAGTGGCAATGGGAGCGGCGTTGGTGGCGTTGGTGCTGCCGTTGGAGAAAGAAATGCCATTTGGTGCGAGAGTGAAATTGAGAGGTCGCGATGACCGCGAGCCACTCATGTCCTTGAACAGGCCGGTGCCCGGATTGGTTAAATCGCTTGTATAAAGTTCACGGTCACCGCTAGCATCCAGAGCGCTAAACAGCAGTTGATTTCCGAGGGTGGTTAAATTCTCGGGCTCACCACTGTCAGAACCATTGAGGTTCTTGACCAACACGGTACCGGATTCTGTTCCATCTGTTTTGAACAATTCGCGTTGAACACCGGCGGAAGCCACGAAGACCAACTCGCCGTTGAATTCGGTCAGTTCAACGGGATTGGCACTGTTGTTGTTATTGAGATTCGCCACCATCACGGTGCTCGAGGACGGGCCAGTCGTGACGAACAGCTCGCGTTGATTGGCACTGGAGTTGGCGGCAAAGAACAGTTTGCCATCGACAACGATCAGCTCACTGGGGCTAGCGCTAGCAGAGCCACCCAAGTCACGAACAAGGCCAGTGCTGGCAGCAAAACCATTGCTTTTGAACAATTCGCGTTCACCGCTGGGCAGCATCGCGGTAAAGAATACCTGGCTGCCGTAGCGAGTCAGGTTTTGCGGATCAGCCGAGACGCTGCCCGAGAGGTTCTCGACCAACACCGTCCCAGAGGGAGTGCCATCGGACTTGTGCAACTCACGTTCTCCACTGGCCGTTACGGCAGAGAAAAAGAGGGTGTCTCCAACGACCGTCAAGTCTCTGGGGTCAGCATTCACGTCTCCAGAAAGATTAACGATCGGTTTGGTGCCGGCGACGGTTCCATCGCTAACAAACAACTCTCGTTGATTCGCACCGATTTGAGCGGCAAAGTAAAGCAGTCCACCCATCTCAACCAAATCGGTTGGCTGGCTGCTGACTGATCCAGCGAGATTCTCGACCACATGGGTTCCGGCAAAGGTTCCATCGCTGACGAACAGTTCACGTTGACCATCCGAGCGGTTGGCGGCAAAGAACAACTTGCTACCGACGCGAGTCAATTCTGTGGGATTACTGGAAACCGAGCCGCCCAAGTCGCGAACCAATTGTGTTCCAGCGGGGGTGCCATCGGACATAAACAATTCACGTTGGTTGGCAGACGTCATTGCCGAAAAGAACAACCGATCGCCCACGAGTGTCAAATACTCGGGTTGCGCGGAGATCGAACCGCCAATATTGGTAAGCGGTTTGGTGCCAGCTACGGTGCCATCGGAGGCGAACAACTCGCGTTGATTATCAGCAGTCACGGCGGTGAAAAAGTAGCTATCTACCAGCGGAAAGCTATTTGGGACGGCGATGAAATCACGTGGTTTGGAGGAAACATCACCACTGAGATTGGTGAGCATCTCGGTGCCCGCACTCGACAGGTCGCTAGTGAAGACTTCGCGTTGTCCGTCGCCAGTGGTCGCCACGAAAACCAATTTTCCTCGGACGGAAGTCAACTGCTGCGGTTGACTACTCACAGAGCCGGCAATGTTTTTGACCAGTTCCGTGCCAGTAAATGTGCCATCGCTTCGGAACAGTTCCCGTTGGTCACCGGACGAGGCAACAAAAGCGAGCATGCCATCAACTTCGGTCAGCTCGACCGGATCAGCACTGGCACCGCCGTTGAGGTCTTTGACCAACTGGGTGCTTAAAGCAGTCCCCGTCGTGACAAACAGTTCTCGCTGTGTGCTGCTGGAGTTGGCGGCAAAGTAGAGTTTTCCATCGACCACGGTGAGTTCGTCGGGGCGAGAGCTGACACCACCGCCAAGATTCGTCACGATTTCAGTGCCCGCAGCGGTCCCGTTGCTCTTAAACAGTTCACGTTCGCCGTTGGCCAAACTCGCCGTGAAAAAGACTCGGCTACCCAACCTAGTTAGGCCGACCGGATCAGCAGATCGGGAGCTGCCTAGGTTTTCAATCATCTTCGTGCCGCTAGCGGTGCCATCACTCTTGAATAACTCACGTTCGGTGCTGTTGATCCGAGCGGTGAAGAACAAGGTGTCACCCACGGCGATCAATTCTTGCGGATTAGCATTCAGATTGCCGGAAAGATTGACCAACGGTTTCGTACCAGCAAGTGTGCCATTGCTGACGTGCAACTCACGCTGGTTGGCTCCAATATTGGCACTGAAGTAGAGCTCTCCTTTGAAGGCGGTCAGCCATTTTGGATCACTCGCTACGGTGCCAGCGAGATTCTCCACCAGGCGTGTTCCGACCGAGGTTCCATCGGTGACGAACAGTTCCCGTTGGCCGTTGTCCATTTCGGCAGAAAAGAAGATTTGGTTGCCGACCTTCGTCAATTCAGCAGGTTTGGATGGAGCGTTTCCAGAGAGGTCCTTCAGTAGTTTAGTGGAGCTCGGGGTGCCTTCCGATACAAAGAGCTCACGGTCACCATTGGACGTCAGCGCGGTGAAGATGATTTGATCACCCAACAACGTCAGGTCGGCAGGATTGGACGCCGTGGCGCCGGAGAGATTTGCCAGCAGCGCGGTGTTGTTTCCGCTGCCGTCGGAGGCGAACAGCTCACGTTGTCCATCGGGAGTTTCGGCGGTGAAGTAGAATTTTCCGCTGCTGTTGCCATTGCCGTTGAATCCGCCGCCAGGATTGCCACCGCCGCCTCCGTTGTCCACAGCGGCGATAGCAGCCTCGGCGTTGACCAATCCGAATCCGGTGTCAAAGTCGAACCCGGGGGAAAGCATGTCGATCGCGGTGATCTGCAGCGCGGTGTTGATCTGGGCCGGAGTGAGCGAACCAGGTCCGCCGGCGGCCTCCAACATCAGAGCCGCGACAGCAGCAATGTGTGGGGCAGCGGCAGAGGTACCAGGAAAGTTGGGAAAACTGTCGTTGTCAGGATCATTGCCGGCAACGAAGAACGAAGTATTGGTGTTGTCCGGGCCGGTCACGATCGGCTGTTGTCGGACTTCAGGAGTTGCTAGGCGGTTGCCCGCAGTGTCAAACAAAATCGGTAGTCCACCGGCGGACGTCGTGGGTTGTGGCGAGGGTGGATTGGTTCCAAACGCTGGTGTGTCACGGTAGTCGGCAGCGGCGATACCTGCTCCGCCGATCGCTTGATGGTGTCCGTAGAGCGTGCTGCTCTGCGTATCAAATTCGCCGATGTCAAATCCAGAGCCAAACGCTAGGTATTTGACCACACCAGGTGTGGGACCGCCTGCGGGAAGATATCGCGCAAGTAAAATGTTAAAGAACCGAGCTTGACTGCTCATGTTCGAGATTTCAACGATTTCAATCGCGTCTTGGCCAGTGTTTTGCAAGTCACTCTTGGCGACCATCAACTGGGTCTGGAAATCGTAGACAAAGATGTCCATGTCGTTGGCCGCACCGGCTCCACCGGCCGAAGCAAACGGTTGGTCCCACTGAAAAATCAGCGTTGCGGATCCGCCTGGGGCGAGGGCGACAAGCTGAAACCCGTCAGTATTGGCCGAGGGGTCAAAATCGTGAGCTACAAAATCGCCATTTGGATCGGGGGTGATCACACCGGATGATGAAATATGAGCGCGAGTCCCATCGGTTCGGAACACACTTTCGTAGGAGTCACGCCCTTGGTTGCCTGCTGATGAAAAGAAGGGCACTCCCTGGGCGACCACTTGGGCGGCAGCCTGCGCGATGATCCCGTCTTGAAAGAAGGGTTGCGCGAAATTGGACACGTCGTCGACGATCACATCAGCCCCAGCCGCAGCAAGGTCCAAGATGCCCTGGGCAAAGTTCGCCGGTCCTGCAAACCCGGTGTGAAAAGCCAGCTCGGCAGCCGGCGCGATGTCATGGATCAGCTCCAACATCGCGCGGCCTTCGTCACTATGGTTGGCGTTAACGCCATTGGGTTCATCTTCTAAGACTTGTACCGGTGTGGTGAATCCGTTTGGGTTGCCAGGACCCGGCAAGTTCCCGCTGGCGATCCCGCCTGCGGCACCACCACCGCCCGAGTTCTTGTCAAAGCTGTCCGAGATCACGCCGATCTTGAGCCCCGATCCGTCCACGTTGAAGGTCGCCCGCGCGATGTCGGATCTCATTGCCGCGTCGGCTTGGTTGCTAACCGTCCCCACATTGGAGATTGACGGATAGATCGGGCGGATGAAACGTACCGACTCTAGTGCAGAAAGGTCATCCAGTTTGATCGGATCGATCGATCCGCTGAGGATCTTTCCAAAGAACCCGTTCTCGATGAATCCGGTCCCCAGCAGATCCATTCGCAACGAATCCAGATCGGTGTCGGCGATGATTTCGATCAACACATCGCCGTTTTGATTGACCAGCAGTCCTGACTGCTGCACTGTGCTGGAAAGGGTCTCGACGCGACTGGTCACATTGGGACCGAACGACCTGCCGGCAACTTGGTAAACGTCGAAAAGGTCTTGCCCGATGACACGAGCAACCGGATCGTGTTTGGTCGGGATGAAGTCCGGTGCCGCGTTCGATTCAGCCAACGGCGCCGAGTCGATCGCAAAATCGGCGGCCGCCAAGTCAGCCAGGCTAAGTGTCGTGGATTGCAGAATCTCCGATGAGAAGCTCAGTTCCGCTGCCAACAACAGCCGCGATTCCAGCATTTCCATGCGAAGCCGCGGGCCGGGTGACCGGCGAAGGGAGTTTTTGCGGGCGTGAGAACGGAGAATGGCTGGGCGTCGCATGGTGATGTGGCCTCAAAAACAGCACCGAGCTAATGGCTCAAATGCGGTTGGCAGTGGGACGTTTTCTGAAAGAGGGCAAGTGCTCAGATCGATAGCAAATGACCCCCCGCCTGGGAATGAATAAGCAAAATATTCCGCATAACCGGTACCTTCAAGGATGAAATCAACCAAAGCGGGGCTTTGGCGCAGGTTTCACAACTTCAGGGCCAGGCTTCAGTGTCAGGGGATACCAGAGGGGAACGAAGCAGAACGAGTGGGCTTCCCCAAAAAATCCGTTGGCCTTGCGAAAAATCGCTCCACAAGCCACACTCTGACCCTTCCAAAAATCGATGTGTGACCGCCGAAACGGGATTGGCCCGTTTCGGAGCCCTGCCGAGTCTTTGATCAGCCAGTGAACTGGCGAATCCATCGGCACGATCTTGGATCACACCCGGCGTCGCTGATTCTGACCTTTGTCATCTCCAGCGTCAGCCCAAACCCCCTACTGCTGCATCAGCGGCGAAAGAAAACGGATACGAAATGGCACGTTATACCGGTCCCAAAGCACGCGTGAATCGTCGTCTCGGAACGCTCATTTATGAAACCGCCGGTGCTGTTCGAGCACTCGATCGCCGCAACACGCCGCCCGGCATGCACGTCCGCGGACGTCGCCCCAGCAACTACGGTTTGGCATTGATGGAGAAGCAAAAGATCAAGCACTATTACGGCTTGGGCGAACGCCAACTGCGTCGTTATTTCGATGCGGTCGGTCGCAAAGCGGGCAATACCGGCGAGTTGTTGCTGTTGATGTGTGAGCGTCGTCTGGACAACGTGGTCCGCCGAGCCGGCTTCACCAAGACACGTCCACAAGCCCGTCAGGGAATCACCCACGGACACTTCTGTGTCAACGGCGTTAAAGTCACCAAGCCGAGTTTTCTGTTGCGTCCCGGTGACATCGTCGAAGTCCGCGGTCGTGAAAACCTCAAGAATCTTTACCGAGGCGTGATCGCCAACGCATCGCCCGATCCCCTGGACTGGGTGGCATTTGACAGCGAAGGCCTCAAGCTGACCGTTCTCGGCCTGCCCGGACCGACGGACATCAGCCTGCCCGTGGACGCCAATAGCGTCGTCGAATTCCTGTCTCGCTAGTCGCCGGCTTGCCAATCCCTGGCGACCATCTCGGGTCGCCCCGGTTTTGGCACGGCTTGCCAATTTGAACTTCGTCGTTCGCAAGACGGATGGTGCGATGACGATGGTGGCACGCATAATGGCGTGGGCGGTTTTGATCGTACAGGCGGGGGCGGTTGGAAAGTAACATTCCAGATCCCATCACATAGATTTGACCCACACAGATTCGACCCACACAACGCGAAGTTTTCTCTCATGCATTGTCCCGTCGTAGTTCTTGGTGGCGGACCCGGTGGATACGCCGCCGCATTCCTGGCCGCCGACGAAGGTTTGGATGTCACGATCGTCGAGGCCGAACCGCGACTGGGCGGTACCTGCTTGCTCAGAGGATGCATCCCCAGCAAAGCCCTGTTGCACGTTGCCAAGGTGATCCACGAAGTCGATGACCTACGCGAGAATTGGGGCGTCACCTACGACGGAGCCCCGAAAATCGATGTCGACAAAGTACGAGCACGCAAGGACCAAGTGATCAGTAACCTGACCGGCGGCCTGGCCAACTTGGCCAAGCGACGAAAGGTGAAAGTCATCCAGGCCCGCGGCAGCTTTGTCGATTCCACCACTTTGGCATTGGAGGGTGATCACGAATCCATCCCAGAAAGCCGCCGAATCACGTTCGATCACTGTGTGCTGGCAACCGGCAGCGTGCCCGCCATGCCGCCCGTGTTTGACATCGGCAGCGACCGCGTGATGGACAGCACCGGCGCACTGAAACTCGTCGACATCCCCGAAACACTGCTGGTCATCGGCGGTGGATACATCGGTCTGGAAATGGGCAGCGTCTACGCACAGCTCGGCTCTAAGGTTACCGTCGTCGAGTTAGCCGAAAGCCTGCTGCCGGGTGCCGACCCCGATCTCGTCAAACCGCTGGCCAAACGCATCGACAAGTTGTGCGAGGGCCGAGTGCGGTTGAACACCAAAGTCGGCTCGGTGGCCGAGGTCGGTGACAAGGTCGAAGTCACCTTCGAGGGACCCGCGCACTTCGGGCACGAACAATTCGACCGCGTCCTGGTCAGCATCGGACGTCGCCCGGTCACTCGCGGACTGGGTTTGGAAAACACCAAGGTCGTCGTCAACGCCCGCGGTTTTGTCGAGTGTGATGCCTCGCAACGCACAGCCGATCCTCACATCCTGGCCATCGGAGATGTCGCCGGCGACCCCATGCTGGCACACAAGGCCACCCACGAAGGACGCGTGGCGGCGGAAGTCATCGCGGGCAAACCAGTCACCTTTGACAAAGTTGCCATCCCCGCTGTGGTTTTCACCGATCCTGAAATCGCTTGGGCGGGTCTGACAGAGTTGGAAGCCAAGCAGCAAGGTCGCGCCGTCGATGTGGAGGTCTATCCGTGGGCCGCCAGCGGTCGCGCCCAAGCCCTCGGGATCACTGACGGGCTGACCAAATGGCTCGTCGATCCGGAAACCAATCGCGTGCTCGGTTGCGGCATCGTCGGCAGCGGTGCCGGTGAGCTGATCGCCGAAGCCGTGTTGGCGATCGAGATGGGATGCGAGGTACACGACATCACCGAAAGCGTTCACCCGCACCCCACGCTCAGCGAAACGCTGATGAACGCCGGCGAAGTCCACTTCGGCACCGCCACCGAAATTTACAAACCCAAACGCCACTGAAACGTGACATCAAAGGGGTCAGGCCTCTTTTCGCCGTCCCGTTTCCATTGCCTGTTATCATTGCCCAGCCATCGATCATGACCAAACGCGTCTACATCAAAACCGTCGGCTGCCAGATGAACGTTCTGGACAGCGAAATGGTCGTGGCGGATTTGAAACGCCATGGCTACACCATCGTCGATTCGCCCAAGGATGCGGACTGTGTTTTCTACAACACTTGCAGCGTCCGAGAGCACGCCGAAGAAAAGGTGTACAGCGCTCTGGGCAAGATCCGCGAAGCCAAGGATCGCAATCCCGACAAGCTGATCGGCGTGATGGGATGCATGGCGCAAAAAGATCAAGAGATCATCTTCAAACGTGCACCCTACGTCGACATGGTGATCGGACCGGGCCAGTTGCACACCATTCCCGATTTGATTGAAAAGGTTCGCAGCGGCCAAGGTCGCCAAATGGCGGTCTCGCTCGGTCGAACCGACGGCAAACAGGCCATCGTTGCACGTAGCCACGAAACCTTCGATCCGCTTCGTGATCCCACGATGCGGCCGACACCTTTCCAAGCGTACCTGCGGATTCAGATCGGTTGCGACAAGTTCTGCACCTATTGCGTCGTCCCCAACACACGTGGACCCGAACAGGGACGTCCGCCAGAGCAGATTCTCTCCGAAGCACGCATCCTTGCCGACCAGGGCTGCCGTGAAATCACGCTGTTGGGTCAAACGGTCAACAGCTACAAATACAAGGACGGCGATCACACGACCGACATGACGTCCCTGCTCGAGCAACTGCACGAGGTCGACGGAATCGATCGGATCAAGTTCGTGACAAATTATCCCAAGGACATGACCGAGCGATTGCTGATCGCCGTTCACGAGCTGCCAAAGGTCTCGCCGTACTTGCACGTGCCCGCACAAAGCGGTAGCGACGATGTCCTGAAGCGGATGAAGCGCGGCTACACGATTGCAGACTACATGGAGATGTTCGAAAGGATCGAGCGGTTGGTCCCCGAAGCCACCGTCAGCAGCGATTTCATCGTGGGCTTCTGTGGTGAAACCGAGGAAGATTTTGAAAAGTCCGTCGCCCTGATCGAGCGTTGTCGATTCAAGAACAGCTTCATTTTCCAATACAGCGTCCGACCGGGAACCAAAGCATCGGAGCGTTTGGTTGACGATATTCCTCGCGAAGTCAAAGCGGATCGCAATCATCGTTTGCTGGAAGTTCAAAACCGCGTCGCCCAAGAAGAAAACGACAAGCTGATCGGTCAAACCGTCGAGATCTTGGTCG from Stieleria varia carries:
- the dnaN gene encoding DNA polymerase III subunit beta encodes the protein MKITCSREPLTAAFSLAASIAPTRSPKEILQNVKITASGGKLTLTATDMEVGIRLDIEEGVEIEVEGTALLPVGRTNAILRESNDETLTLETDDSGVIVRGSRSKFRLPGNNPDEFPPVGAFEEDKYHVISTRLFRTMVKRTVFATDTENSRFALGGVLLELTGDEVIAVGTDGRRLARMEGKGESVGGHETTGTSTIVPTRAIQLMERALDEKQDTVDVAARASDLLLRTNNAVIHSRLVEGRYPNWRQVFPKRDDAVILDMTVGPLFAALRQAAIVTDHESRGIDFTFADGTLKLEANTKDIGESQIELPIAYDGDPITLTMDHRYVADFCKVLDAEASFQLEVESSAAPALLSTDDGYGYVIMPMARDR
- a CDS encoding DUF721 domain-containing protein; this translates as MAKKRKPVEKKERQPIQKIGALVNQLLARRGYAAIEVNEQLHAAIASAVPGELGDQIIVGRISRGVLQVFATDSVVLQEITFQKRAILKRIQKELPQSQITDLRFRIQTA
- a CDS encoding DNA-3-methyladenine glycosylase I, with the protein product MKHSNVIRCDDGVKRCWWCVSDPQYIDYHDQEWGRPVTDEIRLFEKLCLEGFQSGLSWLTILKKRENFRKAFAGFDFEKVSRYGDKDVTRLMADAGIVRNRAKIEATINNAQRASELANSGRSLAGQLWQFRPARSPVLRSRDQVQATTPESIAMSKTLRKQGWKFIGPTTCYALMQAMGMVNDHLRTCDHWQQVEQERKAFEQPS
- a CDS encoding cupin domain-containing protein — translated: MISRKLVVDSGQGDHYVVLGGDQITIKATAADTNGVCTILETVVPAGAGPPCHRHHRESETFYVIDGDFVFAIGDDTVHAGPGSFLIAPPGIAHQFRNTSDRPGKLLITCHPAGFEDFVLEFAKIPVDAPPDPIAMAAIGEKFGIDFLPPML